From the genome of Malus domestica chromosome 04, GDT2T_hap1, one region includes:
- the LOC139195016 gene encoding uncharacterized protein — translation MVTASQLQILQLPITSLISSVSTSMTMKLDDTNYLTWHFQMQLLLEGNGIIWFVNGSKPCLSRFYDENSGDSDVVYNNTTTRLKEQFSIVTRTSIFQMKSELQTIKKGNESITLYIQRIKEARDYLSASSVCFKYDDIAILTLNGLPFEFNTIRSVIRGHDTVIPLKDLRSQLLAEEVMI, via the exons ATGGTAACCGCCTCTCAGTTGCAGATCTTGCAATTGCCCATTACGTCTCTCATTTCCTCTGTTTCTACGTCTATGACTATGAAGCTTGATGACACCAATTACTTGACATGGCACTTCCAGATGCAACTTCTGTTGGAAGGTAATGGAATTATATGGTTTGTTAATGGTTCTAAACCATGTCTTTCTCGATTTTATGATGAGAATTCTGGTGATTCTGATGTTGTTTATAATAATACTACT ACTCGACTAAAGGAACAATTCTCAATAGTTACTCGCACCAGCATTTTCCAaatgaaatctgagttgcaaaCTATCAAGAAAGGTAATGAATCCATCACTTTGTATATTCAAAGGATTAAGGAAGCTAGAGATTACTTGTCTGCTTCTAGTGTTTGCTTTAAATATGATGATATTGCAATTCTTACACTGAATGGTCTGCCATTTGAGTTTAATACCATTAGGTCAGTCATTAGGGGTCATGACACTGTTATTCCACTAAAAGATCTTCGTTCTCAATTGCTTGCTGAAGAAGTAATGATTTAG